In Microcaecilia unicolor chromosome 1, aMicUni1.1, whole genome shotgun sequence, the following are encoded in one genomic region:
- the CDC42EP1 gene encoding cdc42 effector protein 1, with product MSLGKLPVIKSLVSGSHGKRRLRSELTLDMIGPPMGDFRHTMHVGRGGDVFGDTSFLSNHGGTPESGKHNFFLRTLRQVRKSPLRSQQSREEAPPPAVSPIIKNAISLPQLNKPTKEANEKFTFKSNPISPSMEAHQHYGLESGFCTIPRLSRTEKALESSPTLEIKSKVDDQLYDSLQSFQLDFGPSLLSEVFEVISFPEEHVHDDTKLAAIPCCNGEQEVPTINGRDLSLRHLQPKKHFDASPRAKFNHILWEKDEVAEPLPSAPHRVQVTQNGCHPSALEHKRPLESPSGEKEINLSKGSPCSRNINVIQGHESVSFGQKPGAMVLTQKPIYDSGEVYKANFGHRPQVLAHEFSKMGSAMASTRQDSEEEDTCSSEEDKEEEEEEGGEEESPKSKGLSLRERSQYASLHNDSFAYADEDDEIKV from the exons ATGAGTTTGGGGAAGCTGCCCGTGATTAAGAGCCTCGTGTCCGGCTCTCATGGCAAACGACGCCTGAGGTCTGAGCTTACGCTGGACATGATCGGCCCACCCATGGGTGACTTTCGTCACACCATGCATGTGGGGCGTGGGGGTGATGTTTTCGGGGACACTTCTTTCCTCAGCAACCATGGTGGGACCCCAGAGTCTGGCAAGCACAATTTCTTCCTCCGCACCCTAAGGCAAGTGAGGAAGTCACCATTACGCAGCCAGCAAAGCAGAGAGGAGGCACCACCTCCAGCTGTCTCGCCCATCATAAAGAATGCCATCTCCCTGCCACAGCTTAACAAGCCAACGAAAGAGGCCAATGAAAAGTTCACATTCAAAAGCAATCCCATTAGCCCGTCCATGGAGGCACACCAACATTACG GCTTGGAGTCTGGATTCTGTACCATCCCCCGTCTCTCCCGCACAGAGAAAGCTCTGGAGAGCTCTCCTACCCTGGAGATAAAGTCAAAGGTGGATGACCAACTGTACGATTCGCTGCAGTCCTTCCAGCTGGACTTCGGGCCTTCATTGCTAAGCGAAGTCTTTGAGGTCATCAGCTTCCCTGAGGAACATGTCCATGATGACACAAAGCTTGCTGCCATACCATGCTGCAATGGGGAACAGGAGGTACCGACCATCAATGGGAGAGATTTATCCCTACGTCACCTCCAGCCTAAGAAACATTTTGATGCCTCCCCCAGGGCAAAATTCAATCACATCCTCTGGGAAAAAGATGAAGTTGCTGAGCCCTTGCCATCAGCACCTCACAGAGTGCAGGTTACTCAGAATGGATGCCACCCATCAGCCTTGGAGCATAAGAGACCACTGGAGAGCCCCAGTGGAGAAAAGGAGATAAATCTTAGCAAAGGATCTCCCTGTTCTAGAAATATAAATGTGATTCAGGGGCATGAGAGTGTAAGCTTTGGACAGAAGCCAGGAGCCATGGTTCTCACCCAGAAGCCTATCTATGACAGCGGGGAAGTGTACAAGGCCAACTTTGGCCATAGGCCTCAGGTTTTAGCACATGAATTCAGCAAGATGGGGTCTGCCATGGCCTCTACAAGGCAAGATAGTGAGGAGGAAGACACTTGCAGCAGTGAAGAAGataaagaggaggaagaggaagagggaggagaagaagaaagcCCCAAATCCAAAGGGTTATCCCTAAGAGAAAGGAGTCAGTATGCCAGTCTCCATAATGACTCATTTGCATATGCAGATGAGGATGATGAAATCAAAGTATGA